A window from Polyangium spumosum encodes these proteins:
- a CDS encoding FAD-dependent monooxygenase, with translation MNGKAERIDYDIAVIGAGPVGCVSALAFARRGARVLLLESNPRAVERLAGEWLHPPAVDILRGLGVDLRANTTYETGRGFVLYPDDGTTPIALPYRAGNVGHAIEHARLVERLREHASGEGLIDYQPGSRATNIVEKALSYQQKGGATRTIRAGLVVGASGRSGVAHAALSIDRSAATYSRMAGLLLEGVRMPLEGHGHVFLGGPGPALAYRIDDRRVRLCLDVPLSMRVQRSKAATLWDAYAHVLPEALRPAFRRALEAGEIAWATNQIRPRVDYGREGLALVGDAVGHHHPLTALGMTLGFQDAIALSEAKSFRAYSRGRAIGSRAPEMLAVALYEVFADTSDETAAIRSGIYDLWREQPAERMRTMSFLSCEDTNALHFGRSFLKALLRASSAIVRDGVVRRDPRHAAGVAGELGMRLQWMMRATLHLAPAEPTRDFPRSAEDRYGAALKAAAGRAEVLEHPAAERATRLGKTRLEPRTALARGVRALAREQAEDGSWEGEVVWNPMLAAQYVLACHVMGEPIDPVRRERLLLHFARTRLPDGTWGMHELSQPYLFVTTLVYVAARVLGVPADDALVAKGLVFIREQGGASAIPTWGKLWLALCGLYAWEGVPKVLPEAWLLPRSWALHPSKYYCHTRYIYLGMSLLVAAKRSAPETALTRALRDELYPQGFGAVDFAAARRQRRAAELHTPPSLALEFAYQAFEVVDRVRSAKSRTGLLSALREEVRFDLRTSGHTGLSPVSGLLGILALWMHDPQDPDARMALERFEGWIWEDDTDGARVAGARSATWDTSFAAQALVAASRHVDVSEALARADRFLEDQQIREASEDAAAHDRLDPRGGYCFAGVWHGWPVSDCTAEAMLARLESPHSKASAEDMAAAVRFVLRCQNPDGSFGSYEARRTRLPLEWLNPAEMFGDSMSEDAYVECTASCIAALAAFQEHHPELLRSEVDIAIRRAAARLRALQRADGSFPAAWGVCFIYGTMFGVRGLLAAGAPPHDHAIRKACAWIKARQQPDGGWGEHHESAIVGQYRENARSQVIQTAWAITALLEAKDPDWDAIDRGARFLASAQRDDGTWPAEEPAGIFFRTALLHYTLYKSYFPIASLGLYETRRAEREVWGRERAAAFEPALG, from the coding sequence ATGAATGGGAAGGCAGAGAGGATCGACTACGACATCGCCGTGATCGGCGCCGGTCCGGTCGGATGCGTGTCGGCGCTCGCGTTCGCAAGGCGAGGCGCACGGGTGCTCTTGCTCGAGTCGAACCCGCGCGCGGTCGAGAGGCTCGCCGGCGAGTGGTTGCACCCGCCCGCCGTGGACATCCTGCGCGGGCTCGGCGTGGATCTGCGGGCGAACACGACGTACGAGACGGGCCGCGGGTTCGTCCTGTACCCCGACGACGGCACGACGCCGATCGCGCTGCCTTATCGCGCCGGCAACGTCGGGCACGCCATCGAGCACGCGCGGCTCGTCGAGCGGCTGCGCGAGCACGCGAGCGGCGAGGGGCTCATCGATTACCAGCCAGGCTCCCGCGCGACGAACATCGTCGAGAAGGCGCTCTCGTACCAGCAGAAGGGCGGCGCCACGCGGACGATCCGCGCCGGGCTCGTCGTCGGCGCGAGCGGGCGGAGCGGCGTGGCGCACGCGGCGCTCTCGATCGACCGGAGCGCGGCGACGTACTCGCGTATGGCGGGCCTCCTGCTCGAAGGCGTACGGATGCCGCTCGAAGGGCACGGCCACGTCTTCCTCGGCGGCCCGGGGCCGGCGCTCGCGTATCGGATCGACGATCGGCGCGTGCGCCTCTGCCTCGACGTGCCCCTCTCGATGCGCGTGCAGCGCAGCAAGGCGGCGACGCTCTGGGACGCCTACGCGCACGTCCTGCCCGAGGCGCTGCGGCCGGCGTTCCGGCGCGCGCTCGAGGCGGGCGAGATCGCGTGGGCGACGAACCAGATCCGCCCGCGCGTCGATTACGGCCGCGAGGGGCTCGCGCTCGTGGGCGACGCGGTGGGCCACCACCACCCGCTCACGGCGCTCGGCATGACGCTCGGCTTCCAGGACGCGATCGCGCTCTCCGAGGCGAAGAGCTTCCGCGCCTACAGCCGCGGTCGCGCGATCGGGAGCCGCGCGCCGGAGATGCTCGCGGTCGCGCTCTACGAGGTCTTCGCCGACACGTCGGACGAGACGGCGGCGATCCGCAGCGGGATTTACGACCTCTGGCGCGAGCAACCCGCGGAGCGGATGCGCACGATGAGCTTCCTCTCGTGCGAGGACACGAACGCGCTCCATTTCGGCCGCTCGTTCCTCAAGGCGCTGCTCCGCGCGTCCTCCGCGATCGTGCGCGACGGCGTGGTCCGGCGGGATCCGCGGCACGCGGCGGGCGTGGCGGGTGAGCTCGGCATGCGCCTGCAATGGATGATGCGCGCGACGTTGCACCTCGCGCCGGCCGAGCCGACGCGTGATTTTCCGCGCTCGGCCGAGGATCGATACGGCGCGGCGCTGAAAGCCGCCGCGGGGCGGGCCGAGGTCCTCGAGCACCCCGCGGCCGAGCGCGCGACGCGGCTCGGGAAAACGCGGCTCGAGCCGAGGACGGCGCTCGCGCGGGGCGTCCGCGCGCTCGCGCGTGAGCAGGCCGAAGACGGGTCGTGGGAGGGCGAGGTCGTCTGGAACCCGATGCTCGCGGCGCAATACGTCCTCGCGTGCCACGTGATGGGCGAGCCGATCGATCCGGTGCGCCGCGAGCGGCTCCTCTTGCATTTCGCGCGGACGCGTTTGCCCGATGGAACGTGGGGCATGCACGAGCTCTCGCAGCCTTACCTGTTCGTCACGACGCTCGTGTACGTGGCGGCGCGCGTGCTCGGCGTACCGGCGGACGACGCGCTCGTGGCGAAGGGGCTCGTGTTCATTCGTGAACAGGGCGGAGCTTCGGCGATCCCGACCTGGGGCAAGCTGTGGCTCGCGCTGTGTGGTCTTTATGCCTGGGAGGGCGTGCCGAAGGTGCTGCCCGAGGCGTGGCTCTTGCCGCGATCGTGGGCGCTCCACCCGTCGAAGTATTATTGCCACACGCGGTACATCTACCTCGGCATGTCGCTGCTCGTCGCGGCGAAGCGGAGCGCGCCCGAGACGGCGCTCACGCGGGCGCTGCGCGACGAGCTGTACCCGCAGGGGTTTGGCGCGGTCGATTTCGCGGCGGCGCGAAGGCAGCGGCGCGCGGCGGAGCTCCACACGCCGCCGAGCCTCGCGCTCGAATTCGCGTATCAGGCCTTCGAGGTCGTCGATCGGGTGCGTTCGGCGAAATCGCGGACGGGCCTGCTCTCGGCGCTCCGCGAGGAGGTGCGCTTCGATCTGCGCACGAGCGGCCACACCGGATTGTCGCCGGTGAGCGGGCTGCTCGGGATCCTGGCGCTCTGGATGCACGACCCGCAGGACCCGGACGCGCGCATGGCGCTCGAGCGGTTCGAGGGCTGGATCTGGGAGGACGACACCGACGGCGCGCGGGTCGCCGGGGCGCGCAGCGCGACGTGGGATACGTCCTTCGCGGCGCAGGCGCTCGTGGCGGCGTCGAGGCACGTGGACGTGTCCGAGGCGCTCGCGCGGGCGGATCGATTCCTCGAAGACCAGCAGATCCGCGAGGCGAGCGAGGACGCGGCGGCGCACGACAGGCTCGATCCGCGCGGCGGGTATTGCTTCGCCGGGGTCTGGCACGGGTGGCCGGTGAGTGATTGCACGGCGGAGGCGATGCTCGCGCGGCTGGAATCACCTCACTCGAAGGCCTCGGCCGAGGACATGGCGGCGGCCGTGCGATTCGTGCTCCGGTGCCAGAACCCGGACGGCTCGTTCGGCAGCTACGAGGCGCGGCGCACGCGTTTGCCGCTCGAATGGCTGAACCCGGCGGAGATGTTCGGGGACTCGATGAGCGAGGACGCGTACGTCGAATGCACGGCCTCGTGTATCGCGGCGCTCGCGGCGTTCCAGGAGCATCACCCCGAGCTCTTGCGGAGCGAGGTAGATATCGCGATCCGGCGAGCCGCGGCGCGCCTGCGGGCCCTCCAGCGGGCGGACGGCTCGTTCCCGGCGGCGTGGGGCGTGTGTTTCATTTATGGCACGATGTTCGGCGTGCGGGGCCTGCTCGCGGCGGGCGCGCCGCCGCACGACCACGCCATTCGCAAGGCATGCGCGTGGATCAAGGCGCGACAGCAGCCGGACGGCGGCTGGGGTGAGCACCACGAGAGCGCGATCGTCGGGCAATACCGCGAAAACGCCCGGAGCCAGGTGATCCAGACGGCCTGGGCGATCACGGCGCTGCTCGAGGCGAAGGATCCGGACTGGGACGCGATCGATCGTGGAGCGCGTTTCCTCGCCTCCGCGCAACGCGACGACGGGACCTGGCCCGCCGAGGAGCCCGCCGGCATCTTCTTCCGCACGGCGCTGCTGCATTACACGCTGTACAAGAGCTACTTCCCGATCGCGTCGCTCGGCCTCTACGAGACCCGCAGGGCCGAACGTGAGGTCTGGGGTCGCGAGCGCGCGGCGGCGTTCGAGCCGGCGCTCGGCTGA
- the selB gene encoding selenocysteine-specific translation elongation factor, protein MRRFVLGTAGHVDHGKTTLVRALTGIDTDRLPEEKRRGITIELGFAPWKLEDGMEVSIIDVPGHRRFVHTMIAGAIGMEVVMLVVAADEGVMPQTREHVAACELLGIRRAVVVVTKMDRVGEELARLAGDEAVELVAGRMQAEVVLCSARTGEGLDAVRDAVRRALITLPPPAAAPRARLGVDRVFSVRGAGTVVTGTLVEGKIPLGAPLFVVGAGRAGERSAEGEVHKTSARGLHVHDRGVDVAEAPTRLALNLAGLPLESVHRGDLVTDDPSVVPTRIIDASLRATAPVRSGMGVSVYIGTARSSGKLDLLGEELEDGRRLARLRLADALAVVGGDRFVLRGSDVDGPSGAVLGGGEVLDARPPRVLRKRGRAARLAVLEALFVSREPQAVMRALALESSPRPLPRDVLPSRFSLPAAELERAADKLGDKGELARIKRMGWMPRAALVELAVEARGLVAAHQKKNPLDRGMVLETLRARLAARAGAEAADEIIKLAASKSGSVVGEPIVVEGDVVRAPHVASAPASGALGAVGAALSALESAKLKGLTEFGVKEASGASPKEVKAILAKLVREGHATHAGELWFFRADIDVLRAKVKEHLDHRGRMSIADFKELSGLGRRQAIPLLELFDREGITRREADDSRVRGK, encoded by the coding sequence GTGCGTCGCTTCGTCCTCGGCACCGCAGGTCACGTCGACCACGGCAAGACCACCCTCGTCCGCGCCCTGACGGGCATCGACACCGACCGCCTGCCCGAGGAGAAGCGCCGCGGCATCACGATCGAGCTCGGCTTTGCGCCGTGGAAGCTCGAGGACGGCATGGAGGTCAGCATCATCGACGTCCCCGGCCACCGCCGCTTCGTGCACACGATGATCGCCGGCGCGATCGGCATGGAGGTCGTGATGCTCGTCGTCGCCGCGGACGAGGGCGTCATGCCGCAGACGCGCGAGCACGTCGCGGCCTGCGAGCTGCTCGGCATTCGCCGCGCCGTCGTGGTCGTGACGAAGATGGACCGCGTGGGCGAGGAGCTCGCGCGCCTCGCCGGCGACGAGGCCGTGGAGCTCGTCGCGGGCCGCATGCAGGCCGAGGTCGTGCTCTGCTCGGCGCGCACGGGCGAGGGGCTCGACGCGGTGCGCGACGCCGTCCGGCGCGCCTTGATCACGCTCCCGCCGCCCGCCGCCGCGCCACGCGCCCGCCTCGGCGTCGACCGCGTCTTCTCCGTGCGTGGCGCGGGCACGGTCGTCACGGGCACGCTCGTCGAGGGCAAGATCCCGCTCGGCGCGCCCCTCTTCGTCGTCGGCGCGGGCCGCGCGGGCGAGCGCAGCGCCGAGGGGGAGGTCCACAAGACGAGCGCGCGTGGCCTGCACGTCCACGATCGCGGCGTCGACGTCGCCGAGGCGCCGACCCGCCTCGCCCTGAACCTCGCGGGTTTGCCGCTCGAGTCCGTGCACCGTGGGGATCTCGTCACCGACGATCCCAGCGTCGTGCCCACGCGCATCATCGACGCCTCGCTCCGCGCCACGGCCCCCGTGCGCAGCGGGATGGGCGTCTCCGTGTACATCGGCACGGCGCGCTCCTCGGGCAAGCTCGACCTGCTCGGCGAGGAGCTCGAGGACGGCCGCCGCCTCGCGCGCTTGCGCCTCGCCGACGCGCTCGCGGTCGTGGGCGGCGATCGCTTCGTCCTGCGAGGCTCGGACGTCGACGGGCCTTCGGGCGCCGTGCTCGGCGGCGGCGAGGTCCTCGACGCGCGCCCGCCCAGGGTCCTCCGCAAGCGTGGCCGCGCCGCGCGCCTCGCCGTGCTCGAAGCCCTCTTCGTCTCGCGCGAGCCGCAAGCGGTGATGCGCGCGCTCGCCCTCGAATCCTCGCCGCGCCCGCTCCCGCGGGACGTCTTGCCCTCGCGCTTCTCCTTGCCTGCGGCCGAGCTCGAGCGCGCGGCGGACAAGCTCGGCGACAAGGGCGAGCTCGCGCGGATCAAGCGGATGGGCTGGATGCCGCGGGCTGCGCTCGTCGAGCTCGCGGTGGAGGCGCGTGGGCTCGTGGCCGCGCATCAGAAGAAGAACCCGCTCGATCGAGGCATGGTCCTCGAGACCCTGCGGGCGCGTCTCGCCGCACGCGCGGGGGCCGAGGCGGCCGACGAGATCATCAAGCTCGCCGCCTCGAAGAGCGGGAGCGTCGTGGGCGAGCCGATCGTGGTCGAGGGTGACGTCGTGCGTGCCCCGCACGTCGCGTCCGCGCCGGCCTCGGGCGCCCTCGGCGCGGTCGGCGCGGCGCTCTCGGCGCTGGAGAGCGCGAAGCTCAAGGGTTTGACCGAGTTCGGCGTCAAGGAGGCCTCGGGCGCTTCTCCCAAGGAGGTCAAGGCGATCCTGGCGAAGCTCGTGCGCGAGGGGCACGCGACGCACGCCGGCGAGCTCTGGTTTTTCCGTGCCGATATCGATGTATTACGCGCCAAGGTGAAGGAGCACCTCGACCATCGGGGCCGCATGTCGATCGCCGATTTCAAGGAGCTCTCGGGCCTCGGGCGGAGGCAGGCGATCCCGCTGCTCGAGCTCTTCGATCGGGAGGGGATCACGCGGCGCGAGGCCGATGACAGCCGGGTGAGGGGAAAATGA
- a CDS encoding tellurite resistance TerB family protein codes for MAEVKRLQSLGNVAAVQEALAQANAYKEMLEREAAAKAEAEARDAAEEAHVGAQIGALVEAAYLVAAADGRYTSSESERVVERVGALTENKFDADQLAAMANEAQGRASEGIEARARAIAEILPDPELRRATLLVASAVAWLDGGVGQKEGLALQALARAFGFSIDELHKIMGQAHG; via the coding sequence ATGGCGGAAGTGAAGCGGCTGCAGAGCCTGGGGAACGTCGCGGCGGTGCAAGAGGCCCTCGCGCAGGCGAACGCGTACAAGGAAATGCTCGAGCGCGAGGCCGCCGCGAAGGCCGAGGCCGAGGCGAGGGACGCCGCCGAGGAGGCGCACGTGGGCGCCCAGATCGGCGCGCTCGTGGAGGCCGCCTACCTCGTCGCGGCAGCCGACGGGCGTTACACGAGCAGCGAATCCGAGCGGGTCGTCGAGCGCGTCGGGGCGCTCACGGAGAACAAGTTCGACGCGGACCAGCTCGCCGCGATGGCGAACGAAGCACAAGGCCGCGCCTCCGAGGGGATCGAGGCCCGCGCCCGAGCTATCGCGGAGATCCTGCCGGACCCGGAGCTGCGCCGCGCGACGTTGCTGGTCGCGTCGGCGGTCGCGTGGCTCGACGGCGGCGTGGGGCAGAAGGAAGGGCTCGCGCTGCAGGCGCTGGCGCGCGCGTTCGGGTTCTCGATCGACGAGCTGCACAAGATCATGGGGCAAGCGCACGGCTAG
- a CDS encoding arsenate reductase ArsC has protein sequence MRSVLFLCVKNSARSQMAEGLGRVIFGDGVRVQSAGSEPSHVSPWAIQVCREIGVDLGGQSSKFVGTIDPDSVDTVIRLCAEEVCPATLSGKQHYYLPIDDPASDDPDVDPEEMRARFRRARDEIKEQLTSLAAILDRSETSA, from the coding sequence ATGCGCTCGGTCCTCTTTTTGTGCGTGAAGAACTCTGCGCGTAGCCAGATGGCCGAGGGGCTCGGGCGGGTGATCTTCGGCGACGGCGTCCGCGTGCAGAGCGCGGGCAGCGAGCCCTCCCACGTGAGCCCGTGGGCGATCCAGGTCTGCCGGGAAATCGGTGTCGATCTCGGCGGACAGAGCTCGAAATTCGTGGGGACGATCGACCCCGACTCCGTGGACACGGTGATCCGGCTCTGCGCCGAGGAGGTTTGTCCCGCGACCCTGAGCGGCAAGCAGCACTATTACTTGCCGATCGACGATCCGGCGAGCGACGACCCGGACGTCGATCCCGAGGAGATGCGGGCGCGATTCCGCCGCGCGCGTGACGAGATCAAGGAGCAGCTCACGTCGCTCGCGGCGATCCTCGACCGGAGCGAGACGTCCGCCTGA
- a CDS encoding squalene/phytoene synthase family protein, which yields MARHDVSGLRDAGAAGLRIGLSEDGSGAMAAAMEALAAQRVDDRDFCVRMLPRVSRTFALSILSLPEALSDSLCAAYLLCRVVDSIEDANPITPETRASLFDAFDALMRGEGGSLPEFEARFADTSIGMAEADRALCKGAGAVFRVFRALPAADQEAIRPWVLEMSRGMRDYASRADAEGMTRIVDVPDLERYCYFVAGTVGELLTSLFERAVPGASEEVVAAARSRATRFGLGLQMVNVLKDVAEDLDRGACFLPEDVLARHGVRRDALLSPEAREGGLAAVSEVCAIARGHLDAAVEYTFCWPGREGAEVRAFCAVPLALAIATLREVERGEDTLVRGREPKIDKRLVAEVLAGARRAAESDAALTALFARAAEARPSAPAGGSGRVTMPLLRARRPPVPPERRASMTVIRGGADAKKSSGDASRSEARAREGRVLVTGGAGHLGQNLVRRLVAEGKEVRVLVRGARGAATLAGLPVEVVTCDVRDADALGAATRGIAEVYHAAALVAEGDERSFFETNVLGTRALLGACREAGVRRVVVTSSLDAVRYEDSRGAPIDEATPLDPFSAHSPHARTKALAEHECLKAVADGLDVVVVAPTTLVGPFDDRPSLIGRALVDHANGRLRAFARGALLLTATRDAVEAHVGAMRSGRKGQKYVVATELVSMDDLLSFFEEASARRRPSFAVPARIVEAPFARRFAAARVLGGERPPGAPSPASSPRRADTSKAERELGFVPTCVRSAIYDAYADFFRRALVPEGPASRGAHVPRT from the coding sequence ATGGCGAGGCATGACGTTTCCGGGCTCCGCGACGCGGGCGCGGCGGGGCTGCGGATTGGTTTGTCGGAGGACGGGAGCGGGGCCATGGCCGCCGCCATGGAGGCGCTCGCCGCGCAGCGGGTCGACGATCGCGATTTCTGCGTGCGGATGCTGCCTCGCGTCTCGCGGACGTTCGCGCTCTCGATCCTGTCCTTGCCCGAGGCGCTCTCCGATTCGCTCTGCGCCGCCTATCTCCTGTGCAGGGTCGTCGACAGCATCGAGGACGCGAATCCGATCACGCCGGAGACGCGCGCCTCGCTCTTCGATGCGTTCGACGCGCTCATGCGGGGAGAGGGAGGATCGCTCCCCGAATTCGAGGCCCGATTCGCGGACACGTCCATCGGCATGGCCGAGGCCGATCGCGCCCTCTGCAAGGGCGCCGGCGCGGTGTTCCGCGTGTTCCGCGCCCTGCCCGCCGCCGATCAGGAGGCGATCCGGCCGTGGGTGCTCGAGATGAGCCGGGGGATGCGTGATTATGCGAGCCGCGCGGACGCCGAGGGCATGACGCGGATCGTCGACGTTCCCGATCTCGAGCGGTATTGTTATTTCGTGGCCGGCACGGTGGGCGAGCTGCTCACCTCGCTCTTCGAGCGCGCCGTGCCCGGGGCGAGCGAGGAGGTCGTCGCTGCGGCGCGGAGCCGCGCGACACGTTTCGGGCTCGGCCTGCAGATGGTCAACGTGCTGAAGGACGTCGCGGAGGACCTCGATCGCGGCGCGTGTTTCCTCCCGGAAGACGTGCTCGCCCGTCACGGGGTTCGTCGGGACGCACTGCTCTCGCCGGAGGCGCGTGAAGGTGGCCTCGCGGCGGTGTCCGAGGTGTGCGCGATCGCGCGGGGGCACCTCGACGCGGCCGTCGAATACACGTTTTGCTGGCCGGGCCGCGAGGGCGCCGAGGTGCGCGCGTTCTGCGCGGTCCCGCTGGCGCTGGCGATCGCCACGCTGCGCGAGGTGGAGCGGGGCGAGGACACGCTCGTCCGCGGGCGCGAGCCGAAGATCGATAAACGCCTCGTGGCCGAGGTGCTCGCCGGCGCGCGGCGCGCGGCCGAGAGTGACGCGGCGCTCACGGCCCTGTTCGCACGCGCGGCGGAGGCCAGGCCGAGCGCGCCCGCGGGGGGATCCGGCCGCGTGACCATGCCGCTGCTCCGCGCGCGGAGGCCGCCGGTGCCGCCCGAGCGGCGCGCGTCGATGACGGTGATCCGCGGCGGCGCGGACGCGAAGAAGTCGAGCGGCGATGCCTCGCGGAGCGAGGCGCGGGCCCGCGAGGGGCGCGTGCTCGTCACGGGCGGCGCGGGGCACCTCGGGCAGAACCTCGTGCGGCGCCTCGTCGCCGAGGGCAAGGAGGTCCGCGTGCTCGTACGAGGCGCGCGGGGCGCGGCGACGCTCGCAGGTTTGCCCGTGGAGGTGGTGACGTGCGACGTGCGCGACGCGGACGCGCTCGGCGCGGCGACGCGCGGGATCGCGGAAGTCTATCACGCGGCGGCCCTCGTGGCCGAAGGGGACGAGCGATCGTTTTTCGAGACGAACGTGCTCGGCACACGCGCGCTGCTCGGCGCGTGTCGCGAGGCAGGCGTGCGGCGGGTCGTGGTGACGAGCTCGCTCGACGCCGTGCGATATGAGGATTCACGCGGCGCGCCGATCGACGAGGCGACGCCGCTCGACCCGTTCTCCGCGCACTCGCCGCACGCGCGGACGAAGGCGCTCGCGGAGCACGAATGCTTGAAGGCCGTGGCGGACGGGCTCGACGTGGTCGTGGTCGCGCCGACGACGCTGGTCGGGCCCTTCGACGATCGTCCGAGCCTGATCGGCCGCGCGCTCGTGGATCACGCGAACGGCAGGCTCCGCGCCTTCGCGCGTGGCGCGCTCCTGCTCACGGCGACGCGCGACGCGGTGGAGGCCCACGTCGGCGCGATGCGGAGCGGGCGCAAAGGGCAGAAGTACGTGGTCGCGACCGAGCTCGTGTCGATGGACGATCTGCTCTCGTTCTTCGAGGAAGCGAGCGCGCGGCGGCGCCCGTCGTTCGCCGTGCCGGCCCGGATCGTGGAGGCGCCCTTCGCGCGGAGATTCGCGGCGGCGCGGGTGCTCGGGGGCGAACGTCCGCCGGGCGCGCCTTCGCCCGCGTCCTCGCCGCGGCGCGCGGACACCTCGAAAGCAGAGCGCGAGCTCGGCTTCGTGCCGACGTGCGTGCGGAGCGCGATCTACGACGCGTACGCCGATTTCTTCCGGCGGGCGCTCGTGCCCGAAGGCCCCGCGTCGCGCGGGGCGCACGTCCCGCGGACGTGA
- a CDS encoding FG-GAP repeat protein codes for MPTPRPPLSPWFAALLPFVACDPGSAAPEPLARVASPLVATEEADLLAPDGDPSDFFGSSVALSGDTAIVGAPDEDTKGTDAGAAYVFVRTNGSWQEQQKLVASDGGPGQWFGRAVAIEGDVAVVGAPRGQGAVPGSGAAYVFVRTNGTWEEQQKVFGADGEPGDTMGQAVALAGGALALGAPSENTKGADAGAVYVFVENGGTFTQQKKLLSADGQAGDRLGASVGFSGQTVLAGAPGDDDAGTDAGAAYVFVGGGAVWSQQKKFVAADGQAGDIFGTAVALEGDVAVVGAPLANAAGGDAGAGYVFTRAGLTWANAGKLVPAALGADDRLGTSVAITEGRVILGALLDDTNGSNAGAAYVFTESGAGWSEELLLVAGDGTAGDAFGFSVAIDGDTALVGAYLEDDAGTNAGAAYVFVLKSEAGEPCDVAASCASGFCVDGVCCDSACDLGACDACSVAAGASVDGACAVLTGNPCDDGDACTTGDTCAEGVCTSGPPKDCGGGACMDGQCMTESDAGADADAGADAGADAGAGADEAVLVTGGACRTSGGADGRPGWFFLTLLAAALRRTSRSGRGSPRAT; via the coding sequence ATGCCCACGCCTCGACCTCCGCTCTCCCCGTGGTTCGCCGCGCTCCTGCCCTTCGTGGCCTGTGATCCGGGCTCCGCGGCGCCGGAGCCCCTCGCCCGCGTCGCATCGCCGCTCGTCGCGACCGAGGAGGCCGATCTGCTCGCGCCCGACGGCGATCCGAGCGACTTCTTCGGCTCCTCCGTCGCGCTCTCGGGGGACACGGCGATCGTCGGCGCGCCCGACGAGGACACGAAAGGCACGGACGCGGGCGCGGCCTACGTGTTCGTTCGGACAAACGGATCCTGGCAAGAGCAGCAGAAGCTCGTGGCGAGCGACGGAGGGCCCGGCCAATGGTTCGGGCGCGCGGTGGCGATCGAGGGGGACGTGGCCGTCGTCGGCGCGCCGAGGGGCCAAGGCGCCGTGCCGGGCTCGGGCGCGGCCTACGTGTTCGTCCGGACGAACGGCACATGGGAGGAGCAGCAGAAGGTGTTCGGGGCCGACGGAGAGCCCGGCGACACGATGGGCCAGGCGGTCGCGCTCGCAGGCGGGGCGCTCGCCCTGGGCGCGCCGTCCGAGAACACGAAAGGCGCGGACGCGGGGGCGGTGTACGTATTCGTCGAGAATGGGGGCACGTTCACGCAGCAAAAGAAGCTCCTCTCGGCCGACGGGCAGGCGGGTGATCGCCTGGGGGCGTCGGTCGGTTTTTCCGGGCAGACCGTCCTCGCGGGCGCGCCGGGGGACGACGACGCGGGCACGGACGCGGGCGCGGCCTATGTGTTCGTCGGCGGGGGGGCGGTGTGGAGCCAGCAGAAGAAGTTTGTCGCGGCAGACGGGCAGGCGGGGGACATTTTCGGGACGGCGGTGGCGCTCGAGGGAGACGTGGCGGTCGTGGGCGCGCCGCTCGCGAATGCGGCTGGAGGCGACGCGGGGGCGGGATACGTCTTCACGCGCGCCGGGCTCACGTGGGCGAATGCGGGCAAGCTCGTGCCGGCGGCGCTCGGTGCGGACGACCGGCTGGGGACGAGCGTGGCGATCACCGAGGGTCGGGTGATCCTGGGCGCGCTGCTCGACGATACGAATGGCTCGAACGCGGGCGCGGCGTACGTCTTCACGGAGAGCGGCGCCGGGTGGTCCGAGGAGCTTTTGCTCGTGGCGGGCGACGGGACGGCGGGCGACGCCTTCGGGTTTTCGGTGGCCATCGACGGGGACACGGCCCTCGTGGGCGCCTACCTCGAGGACGACGCGGGGACAAACGCGGGAGCGGCCTATGTGTTCGTCCTGAAAAGCGAAGCGGGGGAGCCTTGTGACGTGGCCGCGTCGTGCGCGAGTGGTTTCTGCGTGGATGGCGTGTGTTGCGACAGCGCTTGTGATCTCGGCGCGTGTGACGCGTGCTCCGTGGCCGCGGGCGCGAGCGTGGATGGGGCGTGCGCCGTCCTCACGGGGAATCCGTGCGACGACGGGGACGCCTGCACGACGGGAGATACCTGCGCAGAGGGCGTGTGCACGAGCGGCCCGCCCAAGGATTGTGGTGGGGGCGCGTGCATGGACGGTCAATGCATGACGGAATCGGACGCGGGCGCAGATGCGGACGCGGGAGCGGATGCAGGCGCGGACGCGGGAGCCGGAGCCGACGAAGCCGTCCTCGTCACCGGCGGCGCTTGCCGGACGAGCGGCGGTGCCGACGGGCGCCCCGGCTGGTTTTTCCTGACGCTCCTCGCGGCCGCGCTCAGGCGGACGTCTCGCTCCGGTCGAGGATCGCCGCGAGCGACGTGA